The bacterium region AAAAACCAATGCCAATTTTAATTCCATCACCAACACTTTAACCTGGAATGCCAGCAATCTGACCGGGCTTAAGGTTCTGCCGGTAGGCGATAGCGGCTCGGTAAGTTTTCAGATTAACGTCAAAAATCAGTTTCCAATCAGACGATTGAGCGACAAAAATTATTCTTTAAAAGTGGAAGCCGAAATTGATTCGCCAACCGTTTCTCCTGATTTGGCCGTGGCTCAAACTACCGGCTTGGCTAATTTAGAAACCAAAGTCGCCGGCGCGATTGGAATTCAAGCCAAGGCCTATTTCCGGGACGCCGCCTCGGGTTTGTTAAATAGCGGTCCCTGGCCGCCCAAAGTGAATCAAGCGACCCGATACACTATTCATTGGTTAATCACCAATTACGCCACTGATGTCAGCAAAGTTGAAGTCCGCGCTTTTTTGGAATCCGGGGTCAGGTTTACCGGCCAGGTCAAAGGCAACACCGATTCCTTGCCGACTTATAACGACCGCACGCAAGAAGTAGTTTGGACAATTAACAAAATTTCCGCCACTAAAGGCGTCATTAGCCAGCCCCTAGAAGCGATTTTTCAAATAGAAGCCGTTCCTAATATCAACCAAGTTCAAAATTATCAGCCGTTAATACAAGAAACCAGCATTACCGCTTCCGATGATTTTACCGGAAAGACGCTCCAGAGTCAGGCGGCGGCAATCACCACGGCCTTGCCTGATGATTTGACGGTCAGTCAGATAAAAGGAACGGTCAGCCAATAATTTAAATTAATTATGGAAAATCTTTTGGATAAAATTATTTCACTTTGCAAACGCCGGGGTTTTATTTTTCCCGGTTCGGAAATTTACGGCGGTTTGGCTAATAGCTGGGATTACGGACCTTTAGGAGTTGAACTAAAAAACAACATCAAACAGCTTTGGTGGAAAAAATTCGTCCAAAGCCGGGATGACATGGTCGGCATTGATGCGGCTTTGATTATGAATCCGAAAGTTTGGGAGGTGAGCGGACATTTGAAAAATTTTACCGATGCTTTGGTTGAGTGTAAAAAATGCCATACCCGTTTTCGCGCCGATGAATCCGAAAAATGTCCGAATTGCGGCAATAAAGAGTTAGTGGCGCCCAAACAATTCAATTTAATGTTTAAAACATTCATCGGTCCGGCCGAAGAAACTTCAAACGTGGCTTATTTCCGTCCGGAAACCGCTCAGGGAATGTTTGTTGATTTTGAAAATGTTTTAGACACTACCCGCAGACAAATTCCTTTCGGCATCGCTCAAATCGGCAAAGCGTTTAGAAATGAAATCACGCCCGGCAATTTTATTTTCCGCACCCGCGAATTTGAACAGATGGAAATTGAGTATTTTATCAGAGAAGCGGACTGGGAAAAATATTTTGAATATTGGCGCAAGGAGATGATTGATTGGATTAAGGAACTGGGAGCGGATATTAAAAAAATCCACGAGGTGGAAATCCCCGAAGGCGAGCGGGCGCACTATTCCAAAAAAACCATTGATTTTGAATACGAATTTCCTTTCGGCCAGAAAGAACTTTACGGCTTAGCTTACCGGACGGATTTTGACCTGAAAAATCACGAAAAGTTTTCCGGGAAAAACCTAAAATACAAAGACCCGGACAGCGGCGAAGAATTTTGGCCGCACGTAATTGAGCCGACTTGGGGGGTAGATCGTTCAGTGTTACTAGTTTTATTGGAATCTTATTTTAAAGAAGGAAAGCGGGTCGTTCTCAAGCTTCCTTTCAAACTGGCGCCTTATAAAGCCGCGGTTTTCCCGCTTTTGGCGAACAAGCCGGAATTGGTGAAACTGGCCCGGAAAATTTATGATGATTTGAGAAAAGATTTTATGGTCGCTTTTGACGGCCGTGGCAATATCGGCAAGCGCTATTTT contains the following coding sequences:
- a CDS encoding glycine--tRNA ligase, yielding MENLLDKIISLCKRRGFIFPGSEIYGGLANSWDYGPLGVELKNNIKQLWWKKFVQSRDDMVGIDAALIMNPKVWEVSGHLKNFTDALVECKKCHTRFRADESEKCPNCGNKELVAPKQFNLMFKTFIGPAEETSNVAYFRPETAQGMFVDFENVLDTTRRQIPFGIAQIGKAFRNEITPGNFIFRTREFEQMEIEYFIREADWEKYFEYWRKEMIDWIKELGADIKKIHEVEIPEGERAHYSKKTIDFEYEFPFGQKELYGLAYRTDFDLKNHEKFSGKNLKYKDPDSGEEFWPHVIEPTWGVDRSVLLVLLESYFKEGKRVVLKLPFKLAPYKAAVFPLLANKPELVKLARKIYDDLRKDFMVAFDGRGNIGKRYFSQDEIGTPFCITVDFDSLEKGDVTVRDRDTMKQERVKIENLKEILEKELKK